A genomic stretch from Clostridia bacterium includes:
- a CDS encoding LysM peptidoglycan-binding domain-containing protein, protein MSDYRWDYPGWDDWGPPGPGPGMRMCPMAMHIHHVIQPGDTFYNLAQRYRVRTDDIVRLNPCADPNNLQVGEIVCIPCPHRPPMPPRPPGPPVDPYQK, encoded by the coding sequence ATGTCAGATTATCGTTGGGATTATCCTGGTTGGGACGATTGGGGTCCGCCAGGGCCTGGCCCAGGTATGCGCATGTGTCCGATGGCTATGCATATCCATCATGTCATCCAGCCTGGGGATACTTTTTACAATCTAGCCCAGCGTTATCGGGTACGGACCGATGACATTGTCCGACTCAATCCTTGCGCTGACCCCAACAACCTGCAAGTGGGAGAGATTGTTTGTATTCCGTGCCCACACCGCCCGCCCATGCCGCCACGGCCGCCGGGACCGCCAGTTGATCCCTACCAGAAGTAG
- a CDS encoding DUF523 domain-containing protein, with the protein MPKRAILVSACLAGQNCKYNGGNNLDPEIHELVRQGSAIPICPECLGKLPIPRPPAEIQGGNGLDVLSGKAKVLDCEGKDVTQAFLEGAWAVLAQAERLNPSLIILKEKSPSCGTTLIYDGSFSGRTRPGPGVTAALLRQQHFTLRSERNWKE; encoded by the coding sequence ATGCCAAAAAGAGCGATACTGGTGAGTGCCTGCCTGGCCGGGCAAAACTGCAAGTATAACGGTGGCAACAACCTAGACCCAGAAATCCATGAGCTAGTACGTCAAGGCTCGGCAATACCCATCTGTCCGGAATGTCTAGGTAAGCTCCCCATTCCCCGCCCCCCAGCCGAGATCCAGGGTGGCAACGGGTTAGATGTGCTCAGTGGCAAGGCCAAAGTGCTCGACTGTGAAGGCAAAGACGTTACCCAAGCTTTTCTCGAAGGCGCCTGGGCTGTACTGGCTCAGGCTGAACGGCTGAACCCATCGTTGATAATCCTTAAGGAGAAGAGTCCATCCTGCGGTACCACTCTTATCTATGACGGTAGCTTCTCGGGACGGACCAGACCTGGGCCCGGAGTGACTGCCGCTCTCCTACGCCAGCAACACTTCACTCTGCGAAGCGAAAGAAACTGGAAAGAATAA